The DNA region ATTCACGAGGGTTACAAGGAGTGCTCTACAGTCCGAGGGTGATGGACACCCAGAGGAATACCTGAGTTGGCGGTCCCGATCCCGGAAAGATCGGCGCGCGCACCGGCAACTCTGGCCGACGCTGCCAAGACTCGTGGCCTCCTCGTTTGCGCATGGGATCACGGGTTCCGTAGCTTTCGTCCGACTCGCCGTCCGAATGGTCGAGACGACACCTGAGAGGTCCACGAATAGGGAGCGCATTTTCATGGTTCAGTACGAAAAGTTGGGTCACGCCGCATTGGCGATGCTGCTGTGGTGTGCGTGCTTGGCGTGTAGTACTTCTAGCCACTCGCCGGAAACTACGCAGGCGGAACTCATAGTCAGCGGAGCCACGCTCATCGACGGGACCGGCGCCCCACCACAAGCCGAAACCAGCATCATTGTCCGCGATGGCCGTGTCGACGCGGTCATTCCGGACAGCGACGCCGAGGGGCTGGCGGCGGAGACCGTGATTGACGCTACGGGAAAGTTCTTGATCCCAGGTCTCGCGGATATGCATGTCCATTTCGGACTCGGTGCCCCGGTGTCGCGCAAACCCGAGACCACTGACGTGGTCCTCGCTCGCGAGCTTTACTACGGCGTCACGGCCATTCTCATGCTCGGCGGCACCGATGGAAGCACCGACTCGATCCGGGCCCTGCGAGATCGTCGTGCGAGGGGCGAGCTCAAGTCCCCGCACATCTACGGCACCGGCGGTCATCTTACTCTTCACGGCACGCACCCCATCTACACCATATTCCCTCCTGGCGTGCGGGAGGCCACCGATTCGCTAGCGGCGGATACCCCGATGAGCGAACCGGTCAACTTGTATTCGCTCGGCATCGGTATCTCACTCGTCCGCACCGAGGAGGCAGCACGAACCGCGGTTCAGGAGCGTGCCAAGGGCGGGATGCACGCGATCAAGATCACCGTTGAGTCAGGCCCGACGCCGTTCGGCGATGACCACCCGCAAATGTCGGTCGAGATGATTCGGGCGATCGTGGACGAGGCGGCTCAGCACGACCTGCGAGTTTTCGCCCACGTCACGTCCCGGGATGAGCTGGAAGCGGCGTTCGAAGGGGGTGCAGCAGGCGCCGTACACACCGTTGAAGGGCATCCTCTGTCTGACACTGCCCTCGCTGATCGGATGGCCGCAGCGGGTTTCATCGTAGTTCCCACACTCTCGCTATACAGCGGCCTGGTCTCATTGTGGTACGTCGACGAACCGTTTGACACAAGCGACGCGTTCCTACGTGAGACCGTGTCAAACGAAGAAGTCGCGGCCCTGAAAAATCCTGCGTTCCTCACCCGCTTTCGGCGAGGAGGCTCGGTCACTATCGAACCCGGCGTCGACTCGCACGAAGCGAATACACGCCGCATTGCCGGCCTGTTGGCCAACGTGAAGATGCTCCATGACCAGGGCGTCCCACTCGCTCTCGGGACCGACACCGGCAATCCGTATGTATTCCCGGGCTACAGCGTTCATCGGGAACTGGAGTTGCTCGTACGGGCCGGGCTCACGCCGATGGAAGCACTCGAGACGGCCACACGGAACGCCGCCGAGATGATCGGTGCCGGCGCAGAGTTCGGCACGATCGAGCCCGGGAAACGCGCCGATCTTCTCATCCTCAACGCAAACCCTCTGGATGACATTCGAAACACGCGATCGCTGGAGACAGTGATCAGTGAGGGGCGGATGGTGAATCGCAGGGCACTACTGGGCAGCGCCGATTGAGCTCTTGGACCTGGACGTTGGTGCCGGAGCCGAGACTCGAACTCGGAAGGAGCAAGCTCCGGGGGATTCTAAGTACTCTCGGGAAGGGCGGCGAATAAACGTTTATTTGATTCGTCGCCCTTGTCCCTTTCCGAGGAGTACGAGGAGTACTCTACAGTCCGAGGAGTATGGACACCCCCGTGGACACCTGAGTCGGCCGTTTCGTCCTGTCTCTTGTGTACCCGAATGCCGGCCTGTTCGGAATGCGGGGTTTCCGTATGAAGGCGATCGGTGTCGACTAAGATGGGTTCGGCAAAGTGACGAAGGGTGTTTCCTGGCCTGCCGCGAGTCGATAGCACCGGCCGAATAGGTTTCCACGATGCAAGAGACGGTTTCCCTGAAGCGGTTGATCCCGGTGTTCCTTCGTCACCTCGGGAATGCCCTGCGCGACCTCCTTCCCATCATCCTGGTCATCGTGGCGTTCCAGTCGCTGGTGCTGAGGCAACCCATTCCCAACGTGGCGGAGACGCTGGTCGGTGCCCTGTTCGTGTTGCTCGGGTTGACGCTCTTCGTTCAGGGTCTGGAGATGGGTCTGTTTCCCATCGGCGAAGCGATGGCCGATGCCTTCGCGCGCAAGGGCAGCCTGGCCTGGCTGCTGCTGTTCGGGTTTTTGCTCGGTTTCTCCACCACAGTTGCCGAGCCGGCACTGATCGCGATCGCCGGGAAGGCGGCCAGCGTAGCAGCGGATGCGGGCTACATCGCGGCAGATGCTTCTTCCCAATCGTCG from Acidobacteriota bacterium includes:
- a CDS encoding DUF1538 domain-containing protein — protein: MQETVSLKRLIPVFLRHLGNALRDLLPIILVIVAFQSLVLRQPIPNVAETLVGALFVLLGLTLFVQGLEMGLFPIGEAMADAFARKGSLAWLLLFGFLLGFSTTVAEPALIAIAGKAASVAADAGYIAADASSQSSYALQLRLTVALSVGAAVVLGIFRILRGWPVQYLIIGGYALILLMTFAAPEAIVGIAFDSGGVTTSTVTVPLATALGVGLATSIRGRDPLVDGFGMIALASLTPMVFVMVLGILRFGLRIPGTG
- a CDS encoding amidohydrolase family protein, which encodes MVQYEKLGHAALAMLLWCACLACSTSSHSPETTQAELIVSGATLIDGTGAPPQAETSIIVRDGRVDAVIPDSDAEGLAAETVIDATGKFLIPGLADMHVHFGLGAPVSRKPETTDVVLARELYYGVTAILMLGGTDGSTDSIRALRDRRARGELKSPHIYGTGGHLTLHGTHPIYTIFPPGVREATDSLAADTPMSEPVNLYSLGIGISLVRTEEAARTAVQERAKGGMHAIKITVESGPTPFGDDHPQMSVEMIRAIVDEAAQHDLRVFAHVTSRDELEAAFEGGAAGAVHTVEGHPLSDTALADRMAAAGFIVVPTLSLYSGLVSLWYVDEPFDTSDAFLRETVSNEEVAALKNPAFLTRFRRGGSVTIEPGVDSHEANTRRIAGLLANVKMLHDQGVPLALGTDTGNPYVFPGYSVHRELELLVRAGLTPMEALETATRNAAEMIGAGAEFGTIEPGKRADLLILNANPLDDIRNTRSLETVISEGRMVNRRALLGSAD